In Astyanax mexicanus isolate ESR-SI-001 chromosome 17, AstMex3_surface, whole genome shotgun sequence, a single window of DNA contains:
- the si:dkey-228b2.6 gene encoding THAP domain-containing protein 1, with protein MATCEACRNTTETDVTFYRFPQAEENLQLWIVNMGKAEGWTPSESSSLCSEHFTPECFDGSGDLLSDAIPTVFSSDEPVELPDLKESEIQTNERETTDTHSTHNTPAQTCDCEARIQAMEKAYRLKLLSAQLQIKKCQKELMEQTHRASKWQKKALILKSAVITMKLRKTASAASSEKPADPKH; from the exons ATGGCTACCTGTGAGGCCTGCAGAAACACAACAGAAACAGACGTTACCTTCTACAG GTTTCCTCAGGCTGAAGAGAATCTGCAGTTATGGATAGTGAACATGGGGAAAGCTGAAGGCTGGACTCCATCAGAATCCTCTTCCTTATGCTCTGAGCATTTCACCCCTGAGTGTTTCGATGGTTCAGGAGATCTTCTCTCAGATGCAATTCCCACTGTTTTCTCTTCAGATGAACCAGTG GAATTACCAGATTTAAAAGAGTCTGAAATTCAGACCAATGAACGAGAAACAACAgatacacactcaacacacaacaCCCCGGCGCAAACATGTGATTGTGAAGCACGCATTCAAGCAATGGAGAAAGCGTACAGACTGAAACTTCTTTCTGCCCAACTTCAAATAAAAAAGTGCCAGAAGGAGCTGATGGAGCAGACGCACAGGGCCTCTAAATGGCAGAAGAAAGCGTTGATTCTGAAGTCGGCTGTGATTACAATGAAGCTCCGCAAAACAGCCTCAGCAGCGTCCTCTGAGAAGCCTGCTGATCCTAAACACTGA
- the odf2a gene encoding outer dense fiber protein 2 isoform X2 — protein sequence MKKAMKTSSSPPLHVHVNDSTPVHVHVKKGTKSSPTKTAQVKSKGGLRPTAKVKTRVPWIPPGKASTRDASYKWEGPTHRLDITPMADLEPSQTALRMEDLSTDEEEALHGRINQYEKKIDSLMTEVSTLKNEVELRKKEQLLERQSERLNVSQRVIAEQEEELAEVAKELEITERENTLLRESMEKILEESDYGRMERDSLQMEKDVLLRKLLEAELDSNAAAKQVSALRETFSRMSRSEKRMSGSESSLLARQKDLLLQKLETFESTNRTLRRLLKEQHGREMDSLRLLEQKDSLLKKLTDTEAENSQLQMKLQDKDKEVNQLSSLLENEKENSRTTSELSKVLESTRAHLQGQLRSKESDNNRLAVQIRNLERSANQQQGELEHLQEQLKEMKQRAEADKEALKKATRAQKQRAERSEDTAGQLGAQLAEMESQLADAVSAAENWSSRHAKELKDKGQLVIEITLLNNRITDLTEQLHAQEEKARSERDGLLDRLHSLTTESTTVRLENQSLKATLSALEEKLSLSRSEVDQVKASVKQYESLVESYKTQLQKTRAESDEYSVRLQQAERDARGVRQDLDEEIDQVRKQLLGRLTELEPLPEALRRCELQLQESQEKEYAQEKRSAELTSALADLRMKVEQQGTQMEMAQHKNMVLLEENKQLQNKLEALNRKLEEANSQNGDLLQVITKREETILNSQVRLEEKSRECSILTRQLEEALDDARRQVTHTREHAASKERITQSKVIDLESQLSRTTSELNKLRRAKEEAEARYQSRLQDIKDRLEQSDSTNRSLQNYVQFLKASYTNVFGDSALTSSSFRAHSQI from the exons gGGCCCACACATCGCTTGGATATCACCCCTATGGCTGATCTAGAACCTTCTCAAACAGCTCTCCGGATGGAAGACCTCTCCACTGATGAAGAGGAGGCGCTCCACGGACGCATTAACCAGTATGAGAAGAAGATCGACAGCCTGATGACGGAGGTCAGCACACTGAAGAATGAG GTGGAACTGCGTAAGAAGGAGCAGTTGTTGGAGCGCCAGTCTGAAAGGCTTAACGTCTCCCAGCGTGTCATTgctgagcaggaggaggagcttGCTGAGGTTGCCAAGGAGCTGGAAATCACAGAGCGGGAGAACACTCTCCTCCGGGAGTCCATGGAAAAAATTCTGGAAGAAAGTGATTATGGCAG GATGGAGAGGGACAGCCTACAGATGGAGAAGGACGTGCTGCTCAGGAAGCTGCTGGAAGCAGAGCTGGACAGCAATGCAGCTGCCAAGCAGGTTTCTGCCCTCCGTGAAACTTTCAGCAGGATGTCCaggagt GAGAAGAGGATGTCTGGGTCGGAATCTTCTTTGCTGGCCCGGCAGAAGGATCTTCTTCTGCAGAAGCTGGAGACGTTTGAGAGCACTAACAGAACGCTCCGTCGCCTGTTGAAGGAACAGCACGGGCGTGAG ATGGACTCGCTTCGACTGTTAGAGCAGAAAGATTCTCTCCTGAAGAAGCTCACTGATACTGAGGCAGAGAACTCG CAACTTCAGATGAAACTTCAGGATAAAGATAAAGAAGTCAATCAGCTGTCCTCTCTTCTAGAGAATGAAAAG GAGAATTCAAGGACTACGAGCGAGCTGTCCAAAGTCCTGGAGTCAACCCGGGCTCATCTACAGGGCCAGCTACGCAGCAAGGAGTCTGACAACAACCGTCTTGCTGTACAGATTAgg AACCTGGAGCGATCAGCAAATCAGCAGCAGGGGGAGCTGGAGCACCTGCAGGAGCAGCTGAAGGAGATGAAGCAGCGAGCAGAGGCAGATAAGGAGGCCTTAAAGAAAGCCACGCGGGCCCAGAAACAACGAGCAGAGCGCAGCGAAGACACTGCCGGACAGCTCGGTGCCCAGCTGGCGGAGATG GAAAGTCAGCTGGCAGATGCTGTTTCAGCTGCGGAGAACTGGAGCAGTCGCCATGCAAAGGAGCTGAAAGATAAAGGACAACTAGTTATTGAGATCACTTTGCTGAATAA TCGCATCACAGATTTGACTGAGCAGCTCCACGCCCAAGAAGAAAAAGCCCGTTCAGAAAGAGATGGACTTCTGGATCGCCTGCACAGCCTCACAACAGAGAGCACTACAGTTCGACTGGAGAACCAGAGCCTAAAG GCCACCCTTTCAGCTCTGGAGGAGAAGCTGTCCTTGTCTCGATCGGAAGTGGATCAGGTCAAAGCCTCGGTGAAGCAGTATGAAAGCTTAGTGGAGAGTTACAAGACCCAG tTGCAGAAGACGCGTGCTGAGTCAGATGAGTACAGTGTGCGTCTGCAGCAGGCTGAGAGGGACGCGCGGGGTGTGAGGCAggatctggatgaagagattgaTCAGGTCAGGAAGCAGCTGCTGGGCCGCCTGACCGAGCTGGAGCCACTTCCTGAAGCCCTGCGACGCTGCGAGCTGCAGCTACAGGAGTCTCAGGAGAAGGAATACGCTCAGGAGAAGAGGAGTGCTGAGCTCACGTCTGCGCTGGCAGACCTACGCATGAAG GTGGAGCAGCAAGGCACTCAGATGGAGATGGCACAACATAAGAACATGGTGCTACTGGAGGAGAACAAGCAGCTCCAGAACAAGTTGGAGGCCCTCAACAG AAAGTTGGAGGAGGCCAACTCACAAAACGGAGACCTCCTGCAGGTCATAACTAAGAGAGAGGAGACAATATTGAACAGCCAGGTGCGTCTGGAGGAAAAGTCCCGGGAGTGCTCTATTTTGACCCGGCAGTTAGAAGAGGCTCTGGACGATGCAAGGAGACAG GTGACCCACACCAGAGAGCACGCCGCTTCTAAAGAGCGCATCACTCAGTCCAAAGTTATAGACCTGGAGTCTCAGCTGAGCCGGACCACCTCGGAGCTCAACAAGCTGCGGCGAGCTAAAGAGGAG GCTGAGGCGAGGTACCAGAGCCGTTTACAGGACATTAAAGACCGTCTGGAGCAATCAGACAGCACCAACCGGAGTCTGCAGAACTACGTCCAGTTCCTCAAAGCTTCCTACACCAATGTGTTTGGAGACTCCGCTCTCACAAGCTCTTCATTCAGAGCCCACTCTCAAATCTAA
- the odf2a gene encoding outer dense fiber protein 2 isoform X1, translating into MKKAMKTSSSPPLHVHVNDSTPVHVHVKKGTKSSPTKTAQVKSKGGLRPTAKVKTRVPWIPPGKASTRDASYKWEGPTHRLDITPMADLEPSQTALRMEDLSTDEEEALHGRINQYEKKIDSLMTEVSTLKNEVELRKKEQLLERQSERLNVSQRVIAEQEEELAEVAKELEITERENTLLRESMEKILEESDYGRMERDSLQMEKDVLLRKLLEAELDSNAAAKQVSALRETFSRMSRSVSEKRMSGSESSLLARQKDLLLQKLETFESTNRTLRRLLKEQHGREMDSLRLLEQKDSLLKKLTDTEAENSQLQMKLQDKDKEVNQLSSLLENEKENSRTTSELSKVLESTRAHLQGQLRSKESDNNRLAVQIRNLERSANQQQGELEHLQEQLKEMKQRAEADKEALKKATRAQKQRAERSEDTAGQLGAQLAEMESQLADAVSAAENWSSRHAKELKDKGQLVIEITLLNNRITDLTEQLHAQEEKARSERDGLLDRLHSLTTESTTVRLENQSLKATLSALEEKLSLSRSEVDQVKASVKQYESLVESYKTQLQKTRAESDEYSVRLQQAERDARGVRQDLDEEIDQVRKQLLGRLTELEPLPEALRRCELQLQESQEKEYAQEKRSAELTSALADLRMKVEQQGTQMEMAQHKNMVLLEENKQLQNKLEALNRKLEEANSQNGDLLQVITKREETILNSQVRLEEKSRECSILTRQLEEALDDARRQVTHTREHAASKERITQSKVIDLESQLSRTTSELNKLRRAKEEAEARYQSRLQDIKDRLEQSDSTNRSLQNYVQFLKASYTNVFGDSALTSSSFRAHSQI; encoded by the exons gGGCCCACACATCGCTTGGATATCACCCCTATGGCTGATCTAGAACCTTCTCAAACAGCTCTCCGGATGGAAGACCTCTCCACTGATGAAGAGGAGGCGCTCCACGGACGCATTAACCAGTATGAGAAGAAGATCGACAGCCTGATGACGGAGGTCAGCACACTGAAGAATGAG GTGGAACTGCGTAAGAAGGAGCAGTTGTTGGAGCGCCAGTCTGAAAGGCTTAACGTCTCCCAGCGTGTCATTgctgagcaggaggaggagcttGCTGAGGTTGCCAAGGAGCTGGAAATCACAGAGCGGGAGAACACTCTCCTCCGGGAGTCCATGGAAAAAATTCTGGAAGAAAGTGATTATGGCAG GATGGAGAGGGACAGCCTACAGATGGAGAAGGACGTGCTGCTCAGGAAGCTGCTGGAAGCAGAGCTGGACAGCAATGCAGCTGCCAAGCAGGTTTCTGCCCTCCGTGAAACTTTCAGCAGGATGTCCaggagtgtgagt GAGAAGAGGATGTCTGGGTCGGAATCTTCTTTGCTGGCCCGGCAGAAGGATCTTCTTCTGCAGAAGCTGGAGACGTTTGAGAGCACTAACAGAACGCTCCGTCGCCTGTTGAAGGAACAGCACGGGCGTGAG ATGGACTCGCTTCGACTGTTAGAGCAGAAAGATTCTCTCCTGAAGAAGCTCACTGATACTGAGGCAGAGAACTCG CAACTTCAGATGAAACTTCAGGATAAAGATAAAGAAGTCAATCAGCTGTCCTCTCTTCTAGAGAATGAAAAG GAGAATTCAAGGACTACGAGCGAGCTGTCCAAAGTCCTGGAGTCAACCCGGGCTCATCTACAGGGCCAGCTACGCAGCAAGGAGTCTGACAACAACCGTCTTGCTGTACAGATTAgg AACCTGGAGCGATCAGCAAATCAGCAGCAGGGGGAGCTGGAGCACCTGCAGGAGCAGCTGAAGGAGATGAAGCAGCGAGCAGAGGCAGATAAGGAGGCCTTAAAGAAAGCCACGCGGGCCCAGAAACAACGAGCAGAGCGCAGCGAAGACACTGCCGGACAGCTCGGTGCCCAGCTGGCGGAGATG GAAAGTCAGCTGGCAGATGCTGTTTCAGCTGCGGAGAACTGGAGCAGTCGCCATGCAAAGGAGCTGAAAGATAAAGGACAACTAGTTATTGAGATCACTTTGCTGAATAA TCGCATCACAGATTTGACTGAGCAGCTCCACGCCCAAGAAGAAAAAGCCCGTTCAGAAAGAGATGGACTTCTGGATCGCCTGCACAGCCTCACAACAGAGAGCACTACAGTTCGACTGGAGAACCAGAGCCTAAAG GCCACCCTTTCAGCTCTGGAGGAGAAGCTGTCCTTGTCTCGATCGGAAGTGGATCAGGTCAAAGCCTCGGTGAAGCAGTATGAAAGCTTAGTGGAGAGTTACAAGACCCAG tTGCAGAAGACGCGTGCTGAGTCAGATGAGTACAGTGTGCGTCTGCAGCAGGCTGAGAGGGACGCGCGGGGTGTGAGGCAggatctggatgaagagattgaTCAGGTCAGGAAGCAGCTGCTGGGCCGCCTGACCGAGCTGGAGCCACTTCCTGAAGCCCTGCGACGCTGCGAGCTGCAGCTACAGGAGTCTCAGGAGAAGGAATACGCTCAGGAGAAGAGGAGTGCTGAGCTCACGTCTGCGCTGGCAGACCTACGCATGAAG GTGGAGCAGCAAGGCACTCAGATGGAGATGGCACAACATAAGAACATGGTGCTACTGGAGGAGAACAAGCAGCTCCAGAACAAGTTGGAGGCCCTCAACAG AAAGTTGGAGGAGGCCAACTCACAAAACGGAGACCTCCTGCAGGTCATAACTAAGAGAGAGGAGACAATATTGAACAGCCAGGTGCGTCTGGAGGAAAAGTCCCGGGAGTGCTCTATTTTGACCCGGCAGTTAGAAGAGGCTCTGGACGATGCAAGGAGACAG GTGACCCACACCAGAGAGCACGCCGCTTCTAAAGAGCGCATCACTCAGTCCAAAGTTATAGACCTGGAGTCTCAGCTGAGCCGGACCACCTCGGAGCTCAACAAGCTGCGGCGAGCTAAAGAGGAG GCTGAGGCGAGGTACCAGAGCCGTTTACAGGACATTAAAGACCGTCTGGAGCAATCAGACAGCACCAACCGGAGTCTGCAGAACTACGTCCAGTTCCTCAAAGCTTCCTACACCAATGTGTTTGGAGACTCCGCTCTCACAAGCTCTTCATTCAGAGCCCACTCTCAAATCTAA
- the odf2a gene encoding outer dense fiber protein 2 isoform X3 → MKKAMKTSSSPPLHVHVNDSTPVHVHVKKGTKSSPTKTAQVKSKGGLRPTAKVKTRVPWIPPGKASTRDASYKWEGPTHRLDITPMADLEPSQTALRMEDLSTDEEEALHGRINQYEKKIDSLMTEVSTLKNEVELRKKEQLLERQSERLNVSQRVIAEQEEELAEVAKELEITERENTLLRESMEKILEESDYGRMERDSLQMEKDVLLRKLLEAELDSNAAAKQVSALRETFSRMSRSVSEKRMSGSESSLLARQKDLLLQKLETFESTNRTLRRLLKEQHGREQLQMKLQDKDKEVNQLSSLLENEKENSRTTSELSKVLESTRAHLQGQLRSKESDNNRLAVQIRNLERSANQQQGELEHLQEQLKEMKQRAEADKEALKKATRAQKQRAERSEDTAGQLGAQLAEMESQLADAVSAAENWSSRHAKELKDKGQLVIEITLLNNRITDLTEQLHAQEEKARSERDGLLDRLHSLTTESTTVRLENQSLKATLSALEEKLSLSRSEVDQVKASVKQYESLVESYKTQLQKTRAESDEYSVRLQQAERDARGVRQDLDEEIDQVRKQLLGRLTELEPLPEALRRCELQLQESQEKEYAQEKRSAELTSALADLRMKVEQQGTQMEMAQHKNMVLLEENKQLQNKLEALNRKLEEANSQNGDLLQVITKREETILNSQVRLEEKSRECSILTRQLEEALDDARRQVTHTREHAASKERITQSKVIDLESQLSRTTSELNKLRRAKEEAEARYQSRLQDIKDRLEQSDSTNRSLQNYVQFLKASYTNVFGDSALTSSSFRAHSQI, encoded by the exons gGGCCCACACATCGCTTGGATATCACCCCTATGGCTGATCTAGAACCTTCTCAAACAGCTCTCCGGATGGAAGACCTCTCCACTGATGAAGAGGAGGCGCTCCACGGACGCATTAACCAGTATGAGAAGAAGATCGACAGCCTGATGACGGAGGTCAGCACACTGAAGAATGAG GTGGAACTGCGTAAGAAGGAGCAGTTGTTGGAGCGCCAGTCTGAAAGGCTTAACGTCTCCCAGCGTGTCATTgctgagcaggaggaggagcttGCTGAGGTTGCCAAGGAGCTGGAAATCACAGAGCGGGAGAACACTCTCCTCCGGGAGTCCATGGAAAAAATTCTGGAAGAAAGTGATTATGGCAG GATGGAGAGGGACAGCCTACAGATGGAGAAGGACGTGCTGCTCAGGAAGCTGCTGGAAGCAGAGCTGGACAGCAATGCAGCTGCCAAGCAGGTTTCTGCCCTCCGTGAAACTTTCAGCAGGATGTCCaggagtgtgagt GAGAAGAGGATGTCTGGGTCGGAATCTTCTTTGCTGGCCCGGCAGAAGGATCTTCTTCTGCAGAAGCTGGAGACGTTTGAGAGCACTAACAGAACGCTCCGTCGCCTGTTGAAGGAACAGCACGGGCGTGAG CAACTTCAGATGAAACTTCAGGATAAAGATAAAGAAGTCAATCAGCTGTCCTCTCTTCTAGAGAATGAAAAG GAGAATTCAAGGACTACGAGCGAGCTGTCCAAAGTCCTGGAGTCAACCCGGGCTCATCTACAGGGCCAGCTACGCAGCAAGGAGTCTGACAACAACCGTCTTGCTGTACAGATTAgg AACCTGGAGCGATCAGCAAATCAGCAGCAGGGGGAGCTGGAGCACCTGCAGGAGCAGCTGAAGGAGATGAAGCAGCGAGCAGAGGCAGATAAGGAGGCCTTAAAGAAAGCCACGCGGGCCCAGAAACAACGAGCAGAGCGCAGCGAAGACACTGCCGGACAGCTCGGTGCCCAGCTGGCGGAGATG GAAAGTCAGCTGGCAGATGCTGTTTCAGCTGCGGAGAACTGGAGCAGTCGCCATGCAAAGGAGCTGAAAGATAAAGGACAACTAGTTATTGAGATCACTTTGCTGAATAA TCGCATCACAGATTTGACTGAGCAGCTCCACGCCCAAGAAGAAAAAGCCCGTTCAGAAAGAGATGGACTTCTGGATCGCCTGCACAGCCTCACAACAGAGAGCACTACAGTTCGACTGGAGAACCAGAGCCTAAAG GCCACCCTTTCAGCTCTGGAGGAGAAGCTGTCCTTGTCTCGATCGGAAGTGGATCAGGTCAAAGCCTCGGTGAAGCAGTATGAAAGCTTAGTGGAGAGTTACAAGACCCAG tTGCAGAAGACGCGTGCTGAGTCAGATGAGTACAGTGTGCGTCTGCAGCAGGCTGAGAGGGACGCGCGGGGTGTGAGGCAggatctggatgaagagattgaTCAGGTCAGGAAGCAGCTGCTGGGCCGCCTGACCGAGCTGGAGCCACTTCCTGAAGCCCTGCGACGCTGCGAGCTGCAGCTACAGGAGTCTCAGGAGAAGGAATACGCTCAGGAGAAGAGGAGTGCTGAGCTCACGTCTGCGCTGGCAGACCTACGCATGAAG GTGGAGCAGCAAGGCACTCAGATGGAGATGGCACAACATAAGAACATGGTGCTACTGGAGGAGAACAAGCAGCTCCAGAACAAGTTGGAGGCCCTCAACAG AAAGTTGGAGGAGGCCAACTCACAAAACGGAGACCTCCTGCAGGTCATAACTAAGAGAGAGGAGACAATATTGAACAGCCAGGTGCGTCTGGAGGAAAAGTCCCGGGAGTGCTCTATTTTGACCCGGCAGTTAGAAGAGGCTCTGGACGATGCAAGGAGACAG GTGACCCACACCAGAGAGCACGCCGCTTCTAAAGAGCGCATCACTCAGTCCAAAGTTATAGACCTGGAGTCTCAGCTGAGCCGGACCACCTCGGAGCTCAACAAGCTGCGGCGAGCTAAAGAGGAG GCTGAGGCGAGGTACCAGAGCCGTTTACAGGACATTAAAGACCGTCTGGAGCAATCAGACAGCACCAACCGGAGTCTGCAGAACTACGTCCAGTTCCTCAAAGCTTCCTACACCAATGTGTTTGGAGACTCCGCTCTCACAAGCTCTTCATTCAGAGCCCACTCTCAAATCTAA